One window from the genome of Bacillus sp. SM2101 encodes:
- a CDS encoding ABC transporter ATP-binding protein has translation MLRAMDYENSLVEIKNLKTYYPIKGGFFRRTVGQVKAVDDVSFAIKRGETFGLVGESGCGKSTTGRTLLRLIAPTDGSIVFEEQDITKVGGSSLQKLRRNFQMIFQDPYASLNPKQMIGDIISEPIRNYSKITKRDLKDEVMNLLEKVGLPRDCYFKYPHEFSGGQRQRIGIARALALKPKFIIADEPVSALDVSVQSQVLNLLKELQSAFNLTYLFIAHDLSVVKHMSDRIGVMYLGRIVEIGENHSLYSMPLHPYTQALISAIPQPDPMAKKERIILHGDVPSPANPPTGCPFHPRCEHAKPECEQVKPSLKEVKQGHSVACHLY, from the coding sequence ATGTTAAGAGCAATGGATTATGAAAACTCTCTAGTTGAAATTAAGAACTTAAAAACATATTACCCAATAAAAGGAGGATTTTTTCGTAGAACTGTTGGGCAAGTAAAAGCAGTTGACGATGTATCATTTGCTATCAAAAGAGGTGAAACATTTGGCCTCGTTGGAGAATCAGGCTGTGGGAAGTCTACAACTGGCCGAACGTTACTAAGGTTGATAGCGCCAACAGATGGAAGTATTGTATTTGAAGAACAAGATATTACTAAAGTTGGAGGAAGTTCATTACAAAAATTAAGACGTAATTTTCAAATGATCTTTCAGGATCCATATGCGTCATTAAATCCGAAACAAATGATTGGTGATATCATTTCTGAGCCTATACGAAATTATTCTAAAATCACTAAAAGAGATTTAAAAGATGAGGTTATGAATCTGCTAGAAAAAGTCGGCTTACCTAGGGACTGTTATTTCAAATATCCCCATGAGTTTTCTGGTGGTCAGAGGCAGCGTATTGGCATCGCAAGGGCGCTAGCATTAAAGCCAAAATTTATCATAGCTGATGAGCCTGTATCTGCGCTAGATGTATCTGTGCAATCACAAGTCCTTAATTTACTTAAAGAACTACAAAGTGCTTTCAACTTAACTTATTTATTTATTGCACATGATTTAAGTGTAGTGAAACATATGAGTGACCGGATTGGAGTAATGTATTTAGGTAGAATAGTAGAAATCGGTGAAAATCATAGTTTATACTCAATGCCGCTACATCCATATACACAAGCACTTATATCAGCAATTCCACAACCAGACCCTATGGCAAAGAAAGAGCGTATTATTTTACATGGAGATGTCCCTAGTCCGGCAAATCCTCCAACAGGCTGTCCATTTCACCCTCGTTGTGAACACGCAAAGCCGGAGTGCGAACAAGTGAAGCCGTCTTTAAAGGAGGTGAAACAAGGACATTCAGTTGCTTGTCATTTATATTAA